One Drosophila kikkawai strain 14028-0561.14 chromosome 3L, DkikHiC1v2, whole genome shotgun sequence genomic window carries:
- the LOC108078734 gene encoding translational regulator orb2 isoform X4 has translation MGQSHSSFRKHKCKNSNSATSSASGSNSNLSVSTSASASAATSPTSSANAAGVGVAGSGGVPGASKSPPGLSSTTPITVRFNANEESLDDILQSFHHNKHSPSGGASGGGDASPTSHLLGMKNNGLGLNTGMVVGGACDSLSSSPSQPQMQGGGPSLFGNDEVNLRNNFLQGGGFFNRKSCSGLPPNLNLSKPPQLHQQQQQHQQLSPNLSALHHHHHQQQQQHHHQHREGGGSHSPSSPGGGLGGGGGSPYNGSQAGCSSGGISPIPQMSGVSPKYRRSISFPIKGSSPTALYGGGHMDGMGGGHMNIPTLSIGNGGGGGGGSGGMVTAGATGGGDAPYMGNSYGNMMTANGQMHHGGGGGGLENSLSDYMRGMSLGGGGGGGDNASNLALLQDRMRVMGGPKHLSEADAMAIAASGNDPSVYLNALKMGSPSRLSPHSPHSPIQGGNGGNPGDGTARFSRKVFVGGLPPDIDEDEITTSFRRFGPLVVDWPHKAESKSYFPPKGYAFLLFQDEGSVQQLIDSCITDEDKLYLCVSSPTIKDKAVQIRPWRLADADYVLDATMSLDPRKTVFVGGVPRPLKAFELAMIMDRLYGGVCYAGIDTDPELKYPKGAGRVAFSNQQSYIAAISARFVQLQHGDIDKRVEVKPYVLDDQMCDECEGQRCGGKFAPFFCANVTCLQYYCEHCWAVIHSRPGREYHKPLVKEGADRPRAVPFRWC, from the exons ATGGGACAGTCCCATTCCTCTTTTAGAAAACACAAATGCAAGAACT CCAACAGTGCCACCAGCAGTgccagcggcagcaacagcaacctGTCCGTCTCTACATCCGCGTCCGCGTCCGCCGCCACATCGCCCACATCGTCTGCCAATGCGGCGGGCGTTGGTGTTGCTGGTAGTGGTGGTGTGCCCGGTGCCTCCAAGTCGCCACCTGGACTGAGCAGCACTACACCGATCACCGTGAGATTTAATGCCAACGAGGAGTCCCTGGATGATATCCTGCAGTCCTTCCACCACAACAAGCACAGCCCCAGCggcggggccagtggcggtggcgaTGCCTCGCCCACCTCCCATCTGCTTGGGATGAAGAACAACGGTCTGGGCCTCAACACGGGCATGGTGGTGGGTGGCGCCTGTGACTCGCTCTCAAGCAGTCCTTCGCAGCCCCAGATGCAGGGCGGCGGTCCATCGCTCTTCGGC AACGACGAAGTAAATCTGCGCAACAATTTCCTGCAAGGCGGTGGCTTCTTCAATCGCAAAAG TTGCAGCGGCCTGCCGCCGAATCTCAATCTCAGCAAGCCGCcccagctccaccagcagcagcagcagcatcagcagttGTCGCCGAACCTGAGTGCCCTGCACCATcatcaccaccagcagcagcagcagcaccatcaccAGCACCGCGAGGGCGGAGGATCGCACAGCCCCTCGTCGCCGGGAGGAGGACTTGGTGGTGGCGGAGGATCGCCGTACAACGGCTCTCAGGCGggctgcagcagcggcggcatcTCGCCCATTCCGCAGATGTCAGGCGTGTCGCCCAAGTACCGCCGCAGCATATCCTTTCCCATCAAGGGCAGCTCGCCAACGGCCTTGTACGGCGGCGGGCATATGGACGGCATGGGGGGCGGCCACATGAACATACCGACGCTCTCGATCGGCAAcggaggcggcggtggcggaggATCCGGTGGTATGGTCACAGCGGGAGCCACTGGCGGCGGAGATGCTCCTTATATGGGCAACAGCTATGGCAATATGATGACGGCCAACGGGCAAATGCACCATGggggcggtggcggcggttTGGAGAACTCGCTGAGCGACTACATGCGCGGCATGTCCCtcggaggaggtggtggcggcggcgacaATGCCAGCAATCTGGCCCTGCTGCAGGACAGGATGCGCGTGATGGGAGGCCCCAAGCATCTGAGCGAGGCTGATGCCATGGCCATTGCGGCCAGCGGCAACGATCCCTCTGTCTACCTGAACGCCCTCAAGATGGGCTCGCCGTCGCGTCTGTCGCCCCACTCGCCGCACTCCCCGATCCAAGGCGGAAATGGAGGCAACCCCGGCGATGGTACGGCCCGATTCTCGCGGAAGGTATTCGTAGGTGGTCTGCCGCCGGACATCGACGAGGATGAGATCACCACATCGTTCCGGCGCTTCGGGCCGCTGGTCGTCGATTGGCCGCACAAGGCCGAGTCTAAGTCATACTTCCCGCCCAAGGGCTATGCCTTCCTGCTGTTCCAGGACGAGGGCAGTGTGCAGCAGCTGATCGACTCTTGCATTACGGACGAGGACAAGCTGTACCTGTGCGTCTCCTCGCCGACAATTAAGGACAAGGCCGTGCAGATCCGCCCGTGGCGCCTGGCCGATGCCGACTATGTGCTGGATGCGACCATGTCGCTGGATCCGCGCAAAACTGTCTTTGTGGGCGGAGTACCGCGTCCCCTCAAGGCCTTCGAGCTGGCCATGATCATGGACCGGCTGTATGGCGGCGTCTGTTATGCTGGCATAGACACGGATCCAGAGCTGAAGTATCCCAAGGGTGCTGGCCGTGTGGCCTTCTCGAATCAGCAGAGCTACATCGCAGCCATCTCGGCCAGATTCGTGCAGCTGCAGCATGGCGACATCGACAAGCGGGTGGAGGTGAAGCCCTACGTCCTGGACGACCAGATGTGCGACGAGTGCGAGGGCCAGCGTTGCGGCGGCAAGTTTGCGCCCTTCTTCTGCGCCAACGTCACCTGCCTGCAGTACTACTGCGAGCACTGTTGGGCGGTGATCCACTCGAGGCCTGGACGCGAGTACCACAAGCCGCTGGTCAAGGAGGGTGCCGACCGGCCGCGTGCGGTGCCCTTTCGCTGGTGTTAA
- the LOC108078734 gene encoding uncharacterized protein isoform X1 has translation MGQSHSSFRKHKCKNSNSATSSASGSNSNLSVSTSASASAATSPTSSANAAGVGVAGSGGVPGASKSPPGLSSTTPITVRFNANEESLDDILQSFHHNKHSPSGGASGGGDASPTSHLLGMKNNGLGLNTGMVVGGACDSLSSSPSQPQMQGGGPSLFGNDEVNLRNNFLQGGGFFNRKRSGSIEGVSPTSSGPNLISALSAASAAGGGGGGGGGGGSVGDSISSGGGTWRLIKGKVSQTIEEIKSAKHPTSTSTIPIIVADPPSTGWTNPDPDSDTECVTFNTSISEELPLDQEHRQNSDSDAEAELLQLDSSSLGSGDVGAAAAIGSERSRLRRGLAHIRSKVKAKHQASAAMTKKDLGSGSSGTVPGPQPQRSGFLRRRNVVEAGCEPSTSQQAEIPIASGKVKKRGILLARKDVEIESGVEVLEDMIPVTVLQRDSLQKAIKHQSQDEQDAGAVHSESVSALSLALDPDVKTQSSRNSFNDSGTQKSARDSRESIFTSFSQVSAKLWREKHQGATAFALPVLLTFLLVILMILPVPDFLRGVFATLLFFVAMDSWGSRLHKLLEHLLLSTHPERDTFVIPNYKDMPICEIPAVEEHKTIKTYAGWMNELSSYDPNTFSFTLTRSVYVRLDGCILKMSGTNARIPKRRMWNEPPIDRNKILFTDHRSYDLRDCRIELLPLGLAKKRFFNRKYPIQLIIKSSRDVPEELNSAESHSDTTIKPEAKETKAASNSARTPPGAEDQDKQVDFAATVMQADLQQLQNTVNPDKELTEITVPCGDEVRLLLFSRCDREKEDWYRRFLAASKGLVHEQDLQVPMARFVEDTDLQAAAARQALHLVASGLGGTSAKSKGKETEDKTDEANPTDESEQQTPDGQFESITEEDLIDPPKDESFDGMIMSANVARNSPDYVRFMAVYQKACSQRTIPVTRSSVGEFYSEKQRPKKRATASSLQSRRAKRQEDELWKGIDQSLFLGPSGSIVWANVFLGRFLYSCLHDTMLHERIKDVLQKKLNSIKLPSFMEEVVITNIYMGRSPLLCHRVSQPMLDERGVWMDADITYEGLAHITVTTKLNLLRIRGKSKSPMTAESAMSAASFAPELAPDLRSNTDVGSENVIYDSDAESSGGSSTESESPPPGNAQENPAGTEFFQNSPGNARRIFKIVDRIAASNLFQYATELPYVQRAMENMNANITLRVDLKGMVARGTLNIPPPPSDRVWVSFRGPPRLWISTKPQVGDKSVDWSIVTNVIESKLCEAVNKFLVYPNMVDFSVPLLSNPNFDEDPLAAGN, from the exons ATGGGACAGTCCCATTCCTCTTTTAGAAAACACAAATGCAAGAACT CCAACAGTGCCACCAGCAGTgccagcggcagcaacagcaacctGTCCGTCTCTACATCCGCGTCCGCGTCCGCCGCCACATCGCCCACATCGTCTGCCAATGCGGCGGGCGTTGGTGTTGCTGGTAGTGGTGGTGTGCCCGGTGCCTCCAAGTCGCCACCTGGACTGAGCAGCACTACACCGATCACCGTGAGATTTAATGCCAACGAGGAGTCCCTGGATGATATCCTGCAGTCCTTCCACCACAACAAGCACAGCCCCAGCggcggggccagtggcggtggcgaTGCCTCGCCCACCTCCCATCTGCTTGGGATGAAGAACAACGGTCTGGGCCTCAACACGGGCATGGTGGTGGGTGGCGCCTGTGACTCGCTCTCAAGCAGTCCTTCGCAGCCCCAGATGCAGGGCGGCGGTCCATCGCTCTTCGGC AACGACGAAGTAAATCTGCGCAACAATTTCCTGCAAGGCGGTGGCTTCTTCAATCGCAAAAG atCTGGCAGCATCGAGGGAGTGTCACCTACCTCGAGCGGCCCCAATCTTATATCCGCACTGTCGGCAGCCAGCGCAGCTGGGGGAGGCGGtggtggcggaggaggaggtggctcCGTTGGGGACAGCATCAGCAGCGGTGGCGGTACCTGGAGGCTTATCAAGGGCAAGGTCTCGCAAACGATCGAGGAAATCAAGTCTGCCAAGCATCCGACGAGCACGTCGACGATACCCATTATTGTGGCTGATCCGCCATCGACCGGCTGGACCAATCCCGATCCCGATTCGGACACCGAGTGCGTCACCTTCAATACGTCCATTAGCGAGGAGCTGCCCCTGGATCAGGAGcacaggcagaactctgactcgGACGCGGAAGCcgagctgctgcagcttgACAGCAGCAGTTTGGGCAGCGGGGACGttggagcagctgctgctatAGGATCGGAGCGATCGCGCCTGCGTCGGGGCCTGGCACACATTCGGTCCAAGGTGAAGGCCAAGCACCAGGCGTCGGCTGCCATGACAAAGAAGGATCTCGGATCCGGGTCCAGCGGCACAGTCCCAGGGCCACAGCCGCAGCGCAGCGGCTTCCTTCGCCGGAGAAATGTGGTGGAGGCGGGCTGTGAGCCGTCCACCAGCCAACAGGCGGAGATTCCTATTGCGAGCGGGAAGGTCAAGAAGAGGGGCATCCTGTTGGCTCGCAAAGACGTGGAGATTGAGTCGGGTGTGGAGGTGCTCGAGGACATGATACCTGTGACAGTGCTGCAGAGGGATTCCTTGCAGAAAGCCATAAAACACCAATCGCAGGATGAGCAGGATGCTGGCGCAGTTCATAGCGAGTCGGTGAGTGCTCTTTCGCTTGCCCTGGATCCGGACGTCAAAACACAGTCCAGCCGGAACTCATTCAATGACAGTGGGACGCAGAAGTCGGCGCGCGACTCGAGGGAGAGCATCTTCACCAGCTTCAGCCAGGTTAGCGCAAAACTATGGCGGGAGAAACATCAAGGCGCCACGGCCTTCGCCCTGCCCGTCCTGCTAACTTTCTTATTGGTCATACTGATGATCCTGCCGGTACCCGACTTCCTACGCGGCGTTTTCGCCACGCTACTCTTTTTCGTGGCGATGGATAGCTGGGGCAGCCGCCTGCATAAGCTGCTGGAGCATCTTCTGCTGTCTACGCACCCGGAGCGAGACACCTTTGTGATACCGAACTACAAGGACATGCCGATTTGCGAGATACCGGCGGTGGAGGAGCACAAGACGATCAAGACGTACGCCGGCTGGATGAACGAGCTCAGCAGCTACGATCCCAACACGTTCTCCTTTACCCTGACGAGATCCGTGTATGTGCGCCTCGATGGATGCATCCTCAAGATGTCGGGCACGAATGCCAGGATTCCCAAGCGTCGCATGTGGAACGAGCCGCCCATCGATCGCAACAAGATCCTGTTCACGGATCACCGGTCTTATGACCTCAGGGACTGCCGCATCGAACTGCTGCCCCTGGGTTTGGCCAAGAAGCG GTTCTTCAATCGCAAGTATCCCATTCAGTTGATCATCAAGAGCAGTCGGGATGTGCCCGAGGAGCTCAACTCCGCAGAGAGCCACTCCGATACCACTATTAAGCCAGAGGCCAAGGAAACCAAAGCTGCCTCTAATTCAGCGAGAACGCCACCGGGCGCCGAGGACCAGGACAAGCAGGTGGACTTTGCGGCCACGGTGATGCAGGCGGAT TTGCAGCAACTGCAAAACACCGTTAACCCGGACAAGGAACTCACCGAGATCACCGTGCCCTGTGGCGACGAGGTGCGTCTGCTGCTCTTCTCGCGCTGTGACCGGGAAAAGGAGGACTGGTATCGCCGCTTCTTGGCCGCCAGCAAGGGTCTCGTTCACGAACAGGATCTCCAGGTGCCGATGGCCCGGTTTGTGGAGGACACCGATCTGCAGGCTGCTGCCGCCAGGCAGGCCCTGCATCTGGTGGCCTCTGGCCTGGGTGGGACCAGCGCAAAG TCGAAGGGCAAGGAAACCGAGGATAAAACCGATGAGGCGAATCCCACTGATGAATCCGAACAGCAGACACCCGATGGACAATTTGAGAGCATAACCGAGGAGGATCTCATCGACCCGCCAAAGGACGAAAGCTTCGATGGCATGATTATGAGTGCCAATGTGGCCAGGAATTCGCCAGATTATGTGCGATTCATGGCTGTGTATCAG AAAGCTTGTTCCCAGCGCACAATTCCCGTGACCCGAAGTTCAGTCGGAGAATTCTATTCCGAAAAACAGCGCCCCAAAAAa AGAGCTACAGCCTCCTCCTTGCAGTCTCGCCGTGCCAAACGCCAGGAGGATGAGCTGTGGAAGGGCATTGACCAGTCCCTGTTCCTGGGGCCATCCGGCAGCATTGTGTGGGCAAATGTTTTCCTGGGCCGCTTCCTATACAGCTGCCTGCATGATACTATGCTGCACGAGAGGATCAAGGATGTGCTGCAAAAGAAGCTGAACTCCATCAAG CTACCCAGCTTCATGGAGGAGGTGGTAATCACGAATATCTACATGGGCCGATCTCCGCTGCTCTGTCATCGCGTCTCCCAGCCCATGCTGGATGAGCGCGGCGTTTGGATGGATGCAGATATCACCTACGAAGGATTGGCCCACATTACAGTGACCACCAAGCTGAATCTACTGAGGATTCGTGGTAAATCCAAGTCACCAATGACTGCCGAATCCGCCATGTCGGCCGCTTCATTTGCGCCCGAGCTGGCGCCGGATTTGCGCAGCAATACGGATGTGGGCAGTGAGAATGTCATCTATGACAGTGACGCCGAGAGTTCCGGTGGCTCGTCCACGGAATCCGAGAGTCCACCGCCGGGCAATGCCCAGGAGAATCCCGCTGGGACTGA ATTCTTCCAGAATTCGCCTGGCAATGCGCGGCGCATCTTCAAGATTGTGGATCGCATAGCCGCCTCCAATCTATTCCAATACGCCACCGAACTGCCGTACGTGCAGCGCGCCATGGAGAACATGAACGCGAACATCACGTTGCGCGTAGATCTCAAGGGTATGGTGGCGCGCGGCACCTTGAACATACCGCCACCGCCCTCCGATCGGGTGTGGGTCAGCTTCCGGGGACCGCCACGCCTGTGGATATCCACCAAGCCCCAAGTGGGCGACAAATCCGTCGACTGGTCGATCGTGACCAATGTCATCGAGAGCAAGCTGTGTGAGGCTGTTAACAAGTTTTTGGTCTATCCCAACATGGTGGACTTCTCTGTGCCGTTGTTGAGCAATCCCAACTTCGATGAGGATCCTCTGGCCGCTGGGAATTGA
- the LOC108078734 gene encoding uncharacterized protein isoform X3 has translation MGQSHSSFRKHKCKNSNSATSSASGSNSNLSVSTSASASAATSPTSSANAAGVGVAGSGGVPGASKSPPGLSSTTPITVRFNANEESLDDILQSFHHNKHSPSGGASGGGDASPTSHLLGMKNNGLGLNTGMVVGGACDSLSSSPSQPQMQGGGPSLFGNDEVNLRNNFLQGGGFFNRKRSGSIEGVSPTSSGPNLISALSAASAAGGGGGGGGGGGSVGDSISSGGGTWRLIKGKVSQTIEEIKSAKHPTSTSTIPIIVADPPSTGWTNPDPDSDTECVTFNTSISEELPLDQEHRQNSDSDAEAELLQLDSSSLGSGDVGAAAAIGSERSRLRRGLAHIRSKVKAKHQASAAMTKKDLGSGSSGTVPGPQPQRSGFLRRRNVVEAGCEPSTSQQAEIPIASGKVKKRGILLARKDVEIESGVEVLEDMIPVTVLQRDSLQKAIKHQSQDEQDAGAVHSESVSALSLALDPDVKTQSSRNSFNDSGTQKSARDSRESIFTSFSQVSAKLWREKHQGATAFALPVLLTFLLVILMILPVPDFLRGVFATLLFFVAMDSWGSRLHKLLEHLLLSTHPERDTFVIPNYKDMPICEIPAVEEHKTIKTYAGWMNELSSYDPNTFSFTLTRSVYVRLDGCILKMSGTNARIPKRRMWNEPPIDRNKILFTDHRSYDLRDCRIELLPLGLAKKRFFNRKYPIQLIIKSSRDVPEELNSAESHSDTTIKPEAKETKAASNSARTPPGAEDQDKQVDFAATVMQADLQQLQNTVNPDKELTEITVPCGDEVRLLLFSRCDREKEDWYRRFLAASKGLVHEQDLQVPMARFVEDTDLQAAAARQALHLVASGLGGTSAKSKGKETEDKTDEANPTDESEQQTPDGQFESITEEDLIDPPKDESFDGMIMSANVARNSPDYVRFMAVYQKACSQRTIPVTRSSVGEFYSEKQRPKKSRRAKRQEDELWKGIDQSLFLGPSGSIVWANVFLGRFLYSCLHDTMLHERIKDVLQKKLNSIKLPSFMEEVVITNIYMGRSPLLCHRVSQPMLDERGVWMDADITYEGLAHITVTTKLNLLRIRGKSKSPMTAESAMSAASFAPELAPDLRSNTDVGSENVIYDSDAESSGGSSTESESPPPGNAQENPAGTEFFQNSPGNARRIFKIVDRIAASNLFQYATELPYVQRAMENMNANITLRVDLKGMVARGTLNIPPPPSDRVWVSFRGPPRLWISTKPQVGDKSVDWSIVTNVIESKLCEAVNKFLVYPNMVDFSVPLLSNPNFDEDPLAAGN, from the exons ATGGGACAGTCCCATTCCTCTTTTAGAAAACACAAATGCAAGAACT CCAACAGTGCCACCAGCAGTgccagcggcagcaacagcaacctGTCCGTCTCTACATCCGCGTCCGCGTCCGCCGCCACATCGCCCACATCGTCTGCCAATGCGGCGGGCGTTGGTGTTGCTGGTAGTGGTGGTGTGCCCGGTGCCTCCAAGTCGCCACCTGGACTGAGCAGCACTACACCGATCACCGTGAGATTTAATGCCAACGAGGAGTCCCTGGATGATATCCTGCAGTCCTTCCACCACAACAAGCACAGCCCCAGCggcggggccagtggcggtggcgaTGCCTCGCCCACCTCCCATCTGCTTGGGATGAAGAACAACGGTCTGGGCCTCAACACGGGCATGGTGGTGGGTGGCGCCTGTGACTCGCTCTCAAGCAGTCCTTCGCAGCCCCAGATGCAGGGCGGCGGTCCATCGCTCTTCGGC AACGACGAAGTAAATCTGCGCAACAATTTCCTGCAAGGCGGTGGCTTCTTCAATCGCAAAAG atCTGGCAGCATCGAGGGAGTGTCACCTACCTCGAGCGGCCCCAATCTTATATCCGCACTGTCGGCAGCCAGCGCAGCTGGGGGAGGCGGtggtggcggaggaggaggtggctcCGTTGGGGACAGCATCAGCAGCGGTGGCGGTACCTGGAGGCTTATCAAGGGCAAGGTCTCGCAAACGATCGAGGAAATCAAGTCTGCCAAGCATCCGACGAGCACGTCGACGATACCCATTATTGTGGCTGATCCGCCATCGACCGGCTGGACCAATCCCGATCCCGATTCGGACACCGAGTGCGTCACCTTCAATACGTCCATTAGCGAGGAGCTGCCCCTGGATCAGGAGcacaggcagaactctgactcgGACGCGGAAGCcgagctgctgcagcttgACAGCAGCAGTTTGGGCAGCGGGGACGttggagcagctgctgctatAGGATCGGAGCGATCGCGCCTGCGTCGGGGCCTGGCACACATTCGGTCCAAGGTGAAGGCCAAGCACCAGGCGTCGGCTGCCATGACAAAGAAGGATCTCGGATCCGGGTCCAGCGGCACAGTCCCAGGGCCACAGCCGCAGCGCAGCGGCTTCCTTCGCCGGAGAAATGTGGTGGAGGCGGGCTGTGAGCCGTCCACCAGCCAACAGGCGGAGATTCCTATTGCGAGCGGGAAGGTCAAGAAGAGGGGCATCCTGTTGGCTCGCAAAGACGTGGAGATTGAGTCGGGTGTGGAGGTGCTCGAGGACATGATACCTGTGACAGTGCTGCAGAGGGATTCCTTGCAGAAAGCCATAAAACACCAATCGCAGGATGAGCAGGATGCTGGCGCAGTTCATAGCGAGTCGGTGAGTGCTCTTTCGCTTGCCCTGGATCCGGACGTCAAAACACAGTCCAGCCGGAACTCATTCAATGACAGTGGGACGCAGAAGTCGGCGCGCGACTCGAGGGAGAGCATCTTCACCAGCTTCAGCCAGGTTAGCGCAAAACTATGGCGGGAGAAACATCAAGGCGCCACGGCCTTCGCCCTGCCCGTCCTGCTAACTTTCTTATTGGTCATACTGATGATCCTGCCGGTACCCGACTTCCTACGCGGCGTTTTCGCCACGCTACTCTTTTTCGTGGCGATGGATAGCTGGGGCAGCCGCCTGCATAAGCTGCTGGAGCATCTTCTGCTGTCTACGCACCCGGAGCGAGACACCTTTGTGATACCGAACTACAAGGACATGCCGATTTGCGAGATACCGGCGGTGGAGGAGCACAAGACGATCAAGACGTACGCCGGCTGGATGAACGAGCTCAGCAGCTACGATCCCAACACGTTCTCCTTTACCCTGACGAGATCCGTGTATGTGCGCCTCGATGGATGCATCCTCAAGATGTCGGGCACGAATGCCAGGATTCCCAAGCGTCGCATGTGGAACGAGCCGCCCATCGATCGCAACAAGATCCTGTTCACGGATCACCGGTCTTATGACCTCAGGGACTGCCGCATCGAACTGCTGCCCCTGGGTTTGGCCAAGAAGCG GTTCTTCAATCGCAAGTATCCCATTCAGTTGATCATCAAGAGCAGTCGGGATGTGCCCGAGGAGCTCAACTCCGCAGAGAGCCACTCCGATACCACTATTAAGCCAGAGGCCAAGGAAACCAAAGCTGCCTCTAATTCAGCGAGAACGCCACCGGGCGCCGAGGACCAGGACAAGCAGGTGGACTTTGCGGCCACGGTGATGCAGGCGGAT TTGCAGCAACTGCAAAACACCGTTAACCCGGACAAGGAACTCACCGAGATCACCGTGCCCTGTGGCGACGAGGTGCGTCTGCTGCTCTTCTCGCGCTGTGACCGGGAAAAGGAGGACTGGTATCGCCGCTTCTTGGCCGCCAGCAAGGGTCTCGTTCACGAACAGGATCTCCAGGTGCCGATGGCCCGGTTTGTGGAGGACACCGATCTGCAGGCTGCTGCCGCCAGGCAGGCCCTGCATCTGGTGGCCTCTGGCCTGGGTGGGACCAGCGCAAAG TCGAAGGGCAAGGAAACCGAGGATAAAACCGATGAGGCGAATCCCACTGATGAATCCGAACAGCAGACACCCGATGGACAATTTGAGAGCATAACCGAGGAGGATCTCATCGACCCGCCAAAGGACGAAAGCTTCGATGGCATGATTATGAGTGCCAATGTGGCCAGGAATTCGCCAGATTATGTGCGATTCATGGCTGTGTATCAG AAAGCTTGTTCCCAGCGCACAATTCCCGTGACCCGAAGTTCAGTCGGAGAATTCTATTCCGAAAAACAGCGCCCCAAAAAa TCTCGCCGTGCCAAACGCCAGGAGGATGAGCTGTGGAAGGGCATTGACCAGTCCCTGTTCCTGGGGCCATCCGGCAGCATTGTGTGGGCAAATGTTTTCCTGGGCCGCTTCCTATACAGCTGCCTGCATGATACTATGCTGCACGAGAGGATCAAGGATGTGCTGCAAAAGAAGCTGAACTCCATCAAG CTACCCAGCTTCATGGAGGAGGTGGTAATCACGAATATCTACATGGGCCGATCTCCGCTGCTCTGTCATCGCGTCTCCCAGCCCATGCTGGATGAGCGCGGCGTTTGGATGGATGCAGATATCACCTACGAAGGATTGGCCCACATTACAGTGACCACCAAGCTGAATCTACTGAGGATTCGTGGTAAATCCAAGTCACCAATGACTGCCGAATCCGCCATGTCGGCCGCTTCATTTGCGCCCGAGCTGGCGCCGGATTTGCGCAGCAATACGGATGTGGGCAGTGAGAATGTCATCTATGACAGTGACGCCGAGAGTTCCGGTGGCTCGTCCACGGAATCCGAGAGTCCACCGCCGGGCAATGCCCAGGAGAATCCCGCTGGGACTGA ATTCTTCCAGAATTCGCCTGGCAATGCGCGGCGCATCTTCAAGATTGTGGATCGCATAGCCGCCTCCAATCTATTCCAATACGCCACCGAACTGCCGTACGTGCAGCGCGCCATGGAGAACATGAACGCGAACATCACGTTGCGCGTAGATCTCAAGGGTATGGTGGCGCGCGGCACCTTGAACATACCGCCACCGCCCTCCGATCGGGTGTGGGTCAGCTTCCGGGGACCGCCACGCCTGTGGATATCCACCAAGCCCCAAGTGGGCGACAAATCCGTCGACTGGTCGATCGTGACCAATGTCATCGAGAGCAAGCTGTGTGAGGCTGTTAACAAGTTTTTGGTCTATCCCAACATGGTGGACTTCTCTGTGCCGTTGTTGAGCAATCCCAACTTCGATGAGGATCCTCTGGCCGCTGGGAATTGA